The sequence GAACTCATCCTCAAGTGTTGGGATTATCTTCTTAGCATCTCCCATTAACAGGCGAATTTTATCTTTGTTAGGCGATTCTGCGAGATACTCATTGATGAAATCTTCCAGCTCATCATTCTCCTCAATAGTATATATAAAACCATCTTCGGGCAGTGCCTCAGCAAAACATTGAGCCGAATATCCTGTGAAAGTTCCCAACTCTAAAACCTTCTTAGCATTTATCATTCGGCAAAACATTTTTAACATACGTCCCTGAATGTGTCCCGACAACATTCGTGAACGCACCAACTTAACGTTGGTATCGCGATTTAAACGACTTAGCAACTCTCCTTCGGGATCGATGTGCGATTGTATATATAACTCTTCGGCGGTAAACATATCACTATCTCGCTTTTAATGCTTCAATTGCTAATCTGTATGAATCTAATCCAAATCCCGCTATTGTACCTATGCACGATGGTGCTATGTAGGATTTGTGTCGATACTCCTCTCTTGCACTCACATTTGAGATATGCACCTCAACAACAGGAGTTTTAATAGCTCTTATGGCATCACTTATGGCAATAGAGGTGTGAGTGTATGCTCCGGCATTTAATACAATACCATCTGCATCACCAAACCCTGCTTTATGAAGCATATCAATTATATCCCCTTCGTGATTTGATTGATAGTACTCAATATTATCAGCGCTAAACTTTGACTGCAAAACTGCAAGGTAGTCATCAAAACTTACACTGCCATATATGCCCTCCTCTCGCTTTCCCAGCAAATTGAGATTAGGTCCGTTTATAATAAGTATCTTCATAACAGATTTTTTATTTATTTTTGCAAATACAAAAGTAATAAAATTTATTTTATTAGAAACTGTTTTTAATATTCAAACCTCTACATTTGAGGAGAATTTGTATGAACACACCCGGCAAAGAGAAAGATTTAGTCAAAGAGTATGTTATTCATCTGAAGTTAGAGCGTGGTCTATCAAAGAATAGCATTGATGCGTATCTGAACGATTTGAACAAATTTTTAGAGTTCTTAAACTGCGACGAATACGACATAGAGTTGTTTGAAAATGTAGATGTTTTACAATTTCTCGCAACACTTAGCGACATTGGTATATGTCCTCGTTCTCAGGCTCGTATACTATCCGGAATAAAATCTTTTTATAGATTTTTATTGATTGACGGATATATGAAATCAGATCCTCTTGCAAATATAGAATCTCCCAAATTGGGAAAGCATCTTCCCGAAGTTTTGACCATTGAAGAGATAGACAGATTGACTGAAAGTTTTGACCTGTCTCTGCCGGAAGGACATAGAAATAAAACCATTATTGAGGTTATGTATGGTTGCGGTTTAAGGGTTTCAGAGGTCACAAATTTAAAGATTTCAAATATATACATAAACGAAGGGTATATTTTGGTTGAAGGCAAAGGCAAAAAGCAGAGAATTGTACCAATTGCAGAGAGTACAATCAAGGAGATAAAACTCTATTTAGAGAGCCGTAAGCTATTGAACATCAAACATGGATGCGAAGATATTCTATTCTTAAACAGGAGAGGCGGACAGCTATCAAGAGTTATGATTTTCTACATCATAAAACAGCAATGCGAGGTTTGCAATATAAAAAAGAATATAAGTCCTCACACTTTGCGACACACGTTTGCCACTCACCTTTTAGAGGGGGGTGCAAACCTAAGAGCAATTCAGCAGATGTTAGGACACGAGAGCATAGCCACAACCGAAATATACGTACACCTTGACAGAGAATTTATCAGAAGAGAAATCCTTACTCACCATCCACGAAACAATAGTGACTGATAATATGTTTAACCTACTAAAACGAATAAAAATATCCAATTCTCGTGTTTTTATTTCTAAATATCAATACATTTATGTTATCAAATCAAAAAAACACTTATAAATTGATGCTATTTGACAAAAACTCACTATATTTGTAACATATTTCGTTTACTACCCTGAAGGGGGGGCAAAATGAAGTAACATAAGCAAGCACATTAAATGAGAATTTAGAGATTAACAATAATAATTTATCAACAAAAAAGAAAATTAACTATGAACAAAAAATTTTATTTACCTTTACTACTTGCTTTATTAGTAGTAATCACCGGATGTAAAATGGGTTCAATGTCATCAGAGGACTTCTCTGTGAATCCTAATCCACTTGAAGTTGTAGCAGGAAAAGTTAACGCTACTATCACAGGAGTTTTCCCTGAGAAATACTTCAAAAAAAGAGTTACTGTAACTGTTACTCCTTACTTGGTTTATGCTGAAGGAGAGACTGCTGGAACTCCATACGTTTACCAAGGAGAGAAAATAGTTGGAAACAATCAAGAGATTGAGTACAAAATGGGAGGAACTATCACAATGCCTGTATCTTTTGACTATGTTCCCGCTATGAAAAAATCTGAGCTATGGTTAGGTTTTGAGGTAACAAACAAAAAAGGAACTAAAACTTACACATTAGAGAGAGTTAAAGTTGCTGACGGTATCATTGCAACTGCTGAACTTGCTGATGTAAACAAAGTTAAACCTGCTATCGCTCCTGATGCTTTCCAACGCATCATAAACGAAACTT is a genomic window of Bacteroidales bacterium containing:
- a CDS encoding class I SAM-dependent methyltransferase yields the protein MFTAEELYIQSHIDPEGELLSRLNRDTNVKLVRSRMLSGHIQGRMLKMFCRMINAKKVLELGTFTGYSAQCFAEALPEDGFIYTIEENDELEDFINEYLAESPNKDKIRLLMGDAKKIIPTLEDEFDMVFIDADKREYCEYYNLVFPKVRKGGFMLADNTLWSGKILDESEHDPQTEGLRRFNDMVASDDRVEKVFVPSRDGLTIIYKK
- the aroQ gene encoding type II 3-dehydroquinate dehydratase; protein product: MKILIINGPNLNLLGKREEGIYGSVSFDDYLAVLQSKFSADNIEYYQSNHEGDIIDMLHKAGFGDADGIVLNAGAYTHTSIAISDAIRAIKTPVVEVHISNVSAREEYRHKSYIAPSCIGTIAGFGLDSYRLAIEALKAR
- a CDS encoding tyrosine recombinase XerD, with the protein product MNTPGKEKDLVKEYVIHLKLERGLSKNSIDAYLNDLNKFLEFLNCDEYDIELFENVDVLQFLATLSDIGICPRSQARILSGIKSFYRFLLIDGYMKSDPLANIESPKLGKHLPEVLTIEEIDRLTESFDLSLPEGHRNKTIIEVMYGCGLRVSEVTNLKISNIYINEGYILVEGKGKKQRIVPIAESTIKEIKLYLESRKLLNIKHGCEDILFLNRRGGQLSRVMIFYIIKQQCEVCNIKKNISPHTLRHTFATHLLEGGANLRAIQQMLGHESIATTEIYVHLDREFIRREILTHHPRNNSD